The following proteins are co-located in the Alcaligenes faecalis genome:
- a CDS encoding transglycosylase SLT domain-containing protein, with the protein MNLMRLFALLCAFVLAGCATGPKVSPQKAAKTSTSIAADTSRTIDLTHPPKDAWDRMRRGFSIPNLHSDLVDHWTNYYASHPESIRTMSQRASRYLYHIMDELDARGLPSELALLPFVESAYNPVAYSRAHAAGLWQFIPSTGTQYKLEQNWWVDQRRDPVESTRAALDYLSYLYEFQGDWYLALASYNWGEGSVRRAMERNEQADLGVDYLSLKMPDETRNYVPKLQAIKNIVANPERYGITLPPVSNTPYFTAVRKNKDIDVALAAELAEISVDEFKALNAAHNRPTIPADRGTLLLPANKVDIFNANLAAYQGKLSNWKAYQSKRGESYLSIAQRHGITLSQLRSINGLSRKSTKAVAQTLLVPSTTLGEGSLQLASLTNTPAAPVAQSTRRARTQTASVNRKNDTVVLRRSANVRTHTVRRGDTLYALAKRYDTSVAELRRLNNIKGSTLSRGTRLRVPGSNIRG; encoded by the coding sequence ATGAACCTAATGAGACTTTTTGCGCTGCTATGCGCTTTCGTGCTGGCTGGCTGCGCCACAGGCCCCAAGGTCAGCCCACAAAAAGCCGCCAAGACCTCCACCAGCATTGCCGCCGATACGTCTCGCACCATTGATCTGACCCACCCGCCCAAAGATGCGTGGGATCGGATGCGCCGGGGCTTTTCCATCCCCAACCTGCATTCCGATCTGGTGGATCACTGGACCAATTACTACGCTTCGCACCCCGAGTCCATCCGCACCATGAGCCAGCGCGCCTCGCGCTATCTGTATCACATCATGGATGAACTTGATGCCCGCGGTCTGCCTTCCGAACTGGCCTTGCTGCCGTTTGTGGAAAGTGCCTATAACCCGGTCGCCTATTCGCGCGCTCATGCCGCAGGCCTGTGGCAATTCATCCCCAGCACCGGCACACAGTACAAGCTGGAGCAGAACTGGTGGGTAGACCAGCGCCGCGACCCAGTCGAATCCACCCGCGCTGCCTTGGACTACCTGTCTTACCTGTACGAATTCCAGGGCGACTGGTATTTGGCTCTGGCTTCCTACAATTGGGGGGAAGGCTCCGTGCGCCGCGCCATGGAACGCAACGAACAGGCTGACCTGGGCGTTGACTACTTATCTCTGAAGATGCCGGACGAAACGCGCAATTACGTCCCCAAACTGCAAGCAATCAAGAATATTGTGGCTAACCCGGAGCGTTACGGCATCACCTTGCCCCCGGTCAGCAACACGCCATATTTCACCGCTGTGCGCAAGAACAAGGACATTGACGTTGCCCTGGCAGCCGAGCTGGCTGAAATCTCTGTGGACGAATTCAAGGCCTTGAATGCCGCTCACAATCGCCCCACCATCCCGGCAGATCGCGGCACCTTGCTGCTGCCGGCCAACAAGGTTGATATCTTCAATGCCAATCTGGCCGCCTATCAGGGCAAGCTCAGCAACTGGAAAGCCTACCAGTCCAAGCGTGGCGAAAGCTACCTGTCCATTGCCCAGCGCCACGGCATTACCCTGTCGCAACTGCGCTCCATCAATGGTTTAAGCCGCAAGAGCACCAAAGCCGTCGCTCAGACGCTGCTGGTTCCCAGCACCACCTTGGGTGAAGGCAGCCTGCAACTGGCTTCCCTGACCAACACACCGGCCGCGCCGGTGGCGCAAAGTACACGCCGAGCTCGGACGCAAACGGCCAGCGTCAACCGCAAGAATGACACCGTTGTTTTGCGTCGCAGCGCCAACGTGCGTACCCATACCGTTCGACGGGGCGATACACTCTACGCCTTGGCCAAACGGTACGACACGTCGGTGGCTGAACTGCGACGCCTGAACAATATCAAAGGCAGCACTCTTTCCAGGGGGACGCGTTTGCGTGTTCCCGGTTCCAATATTCGTGGCTAA